Genomic DNA from Peribacillus simplex:
AGTCTTCATATTCATGATCTGGATTTTGCGTAAAAAGATTATAAGCAATACGCAAAGTTAATTGATCCTTCTCGGCTAAATGTTCAACAACTTTGTAATCATCAGGATAATTTTGGAATCCACCACCTGCGTCAATGGCACTTGTGATACCTAATCTATTTAATTCGCGCATAAAATGGCGAGTAGAGTTAATCTGGTCGTCAATATTAAGTACTGGAGCTCTACCCAAACTTGAATATAGAATAGAAGCGTTAGGATTGGCAATTAAAAGACCCGTTGGATTACCTCGTTTATCTCGCTGAATTAAACAGCCCGGAGGGTCTGGGGTATCTTTTGTGTATCCCAGTGCACGCAACCCTGCACGATTTACAAGTGCTCTATCGTAAAGATGTAGCACAAAGACAGGTGTGTCTTCAGAAACAGCATTAATCTCTTCCAAAGTTGGCATCCGTCTTTCTTTAAATTGAAATTCAGACCAACCTCCAACTACTCTTACCCACTGGGGAGCAGGTGTACGCCTTGCCTGCTCTCTAAGCATTTCCAGAGCAATAGCAAGTGATGGCACACCTTCCCAGCGCAATTCCATATTATAATGAAGACCGCCACGAATAACGTGTATATGAGAGTCATTCAAGCCCGGAATAGCTCTCTTTCTTTTAAGGTCTATTTTTTTGGTTTTTTCAGTGGCACTATCAAGAAGCTCATCTCCACCTACTGCAGTGATTAAACCATCAGTTATGGCGATAGCTGATACCTCAGGTTGAGATGGGTCAAGGGTAGTGATTTTTCCGTTATATAAGATCATATCCGGTAAATTCATGTTCACACCTCGTCTACTTCCTATTATTCTGTAACCATGGATGAAATATTTTACCGAGAATCGGCATTACTACCCATGATAGCAAAGACACTATACATACTGAAACAAAAAAAGTTGACATAATAGGATTCATATTTTTTATAATAGGTCCTATCACTATAGGAACCAACTTGCTAAGAGGCCATACACCAAGAACGGTAACAATGGACATTTTCCATTTTGGCGGTGGAACTGGCGTTTTCGGAGTAACAAACCAATAAGCCAAACTGCTTTCAGTTTTGTAAGTTGGATTAGTAGCTTGAAATGGTTCTGCCTTTTTTAACAAATCTCGACGAATATCTGATTCTTGCCAAGCACGTAGATGCTCATACGTATCAAAGCGAAAAACAACAGTATACTC
This window encodes:
- a CDS encoding antibiotic biosynthesis monooxygenase, whose translation is MNQERVTFGETHTGNTMDAGGPVTTIVTWEIQEGREKQFETWRHEIEVAATKFPGHLGVNLIVPNNGSREYTVVFRFDTYEHLRAWQESDIRRDLLKKAEPFQATNPTYKTESSLAYWFVTPKTPVPPPKWKMSIVTVLGVWPLSKLVPIVIGPIIKNMNPIMSTFFVSVCIVSLLSWVVMPILGKIFHPWLQNNRK